The Devosia sp. genome segment GCTCCGGTGGAAGGCGTGGAATCCATCGACACCGCCGAAGGCGAAGCGCTCTGCTGGGGCTGAGCCGCATTTCGGCGCTATAATGGGTCGGGGCCAACAGGCCCCGGCCTGCTTGGGAATTGGGAGGATGACCCATGTCGAACCAGACTGAGGCCGATACCAGCCTCGTCAACCGTGCCGAAACCGTTGCCAGTTTCGAACACCAGCACACGCTGCTGTCGCGCCTTCAGCACGCACTGCATTCCAATCCGGCGCTCGTGCCGCTGATCGTTCTGGTGCTCAGCATTGTGGTTTTCGGGGCGCTATTGGGGACGAAGTTCTTTTCCTCCTTCGCGCTGACCCTGATCCTGCAGCAGGTTGCGATTGTCGGCATCGTCGGTGCAGCGCAATCGCTGGTCATCATGACTGCCGGGATCGACCTGTCGGTGGGCGCCATCATGGTGCTGAGCTCGGTGATCATGGGGCAGTTCACCTTCCGCCTGGGCCTGCCACCTGCAGTGGCTATAGCCTGCGGCCTTGCCGTGGGCACCTTCATCGGCTTCATCAATGGCTGGCTCATCGCCCGCATCAAGCTGCCGCCCTTCATCGTCACCCTGGGCATGTGGCAGATCGCGCTGGCCACCAATTTCCTCTATTCGGGCAACGAGACCATAAGGGCTCAGGATATCGAGGCCAACGCGCCGCTTTTGCAGTTCTTCGGCACGTCCTTCAACGTCGGCGGCGCGGTGTTCACCTACGGCGTCATATTCTTCATCCTGCTGGTGTTGGTGCTCGCCTATGCCCTGCGCCATACCGCCTGGGGGCGCCATGTCTATGCCGTAGGGGATGATCCCGAGGCCGCGGCGCTCTCGGGGGTCAACACCAAGGGCATCCTCATTTCCGTCTACATGCTCTCCGGCGTCATCTGCGCCTTTGCCGGCTGGGTGCTGATCGGCCGCATCGGATCTGTGTCGCCGACCTCGGGCCAGTCCGCCAATATCGAGTCGATTACGGCCGTGGTGATCGGGGGTATTTCCCTGTTTGGCGGTCGCGGATCGATCCTGGGCATGTTCTTCGGGGCGCTGATCGTCGGCGTCTTCTCGCTCGGCCTGCGCCTGCTCGGAGCCGATGCGCAATGGACATATCTGTTGATCGGCGCCCTCATCATTGGCGCTGTCGCCGTGGACCAGTGGATCAGAAAGGTCTCAACCTGATGGAACCCATTCTTTCGGCTCGCAGCCTTACCAAGCGCTATGGCCGCGTGACTGCCCTCGACAATTGCGATTTCGAGCTCATGCCCGGCGAAATCCTCGCGGTCATCGGCGACAATGGCGCCGGCAAGTCATCGCTGATCAAGGCTCTGTCCGGGGCAATTAGGCCCGATAGCGGCGATATTTTCCTCGATGGCAACAAGGTTCAGTTCGCCTCGCCCATCGAGGCCCGCCACGCCGGGGTTGAAACCGTCTATCAGACCCTGGCTATGTCACCGGCCCTGTCGATCGCCGACAACATGTTCATGGGGCGCGAAATCCGCAAATCCGGCTTCATGGGCAAGGTGCTGCGCCAGCTCGACCGGCCGGCCATGGAACGCATCGCGCGTGAAAAGCTGTCCGATCTGGGCCTGATGACCATTCAGAACATCAACCAGGCGGTCGAAACGCTGTCCGGCGGCCAGCGCCAGGGCGTCGCGGTGGCCCGCGCCGCGGCCTTCGGCTCGAAGGTCATCATTCTCGACGAGCCCACCGCAGCCCTGGGCGTCAAGGAATCGCGGCGTGTGCTCGATCTCATCCTCGACGTCCGCGCGCGTGGCATTCCGATCATCCTGATCAGCCACAACATGCCGCACGTATTCGAGGTTGCCGACCGTATCCACGTGCATCGGCTGGGCCGCCGGCTCACCGTCATCGACCCCAAGGACTATACCATGTCCGATGCCGTCGCCTTCATGACGGGCGCCAAGGCCGCGCCGGGAGCAGCGGCCAACGCGGCCTGATCATCCCGGCCACGTCCTCCAGCCGGGCAATGGGGGCCGGTGCATCAGAACGATGCGCCGGCCTCAGCCCGCAAATGGCTTGAAGTGCTTGGAGAGCTTGAGGGTCTGCGCCTGGTAGTTTGAACCAAAGGCGGTGCCATAGAGCCGGTCAGGCGGCTCGGCGAGGTCCTCATAGATCAGCCGCCCGATGATCTGGCCATGGCCCAGCAGGAAGGGCACTTCCCGGCTGCGCACTTCCAGCACCGCCCGGCTTCCGGTTCCACCGGCGGCCGAGTGGCCAAAGCCGGGGTCGAAAAAGCCGGCATAGTGAACACGGAACTCGCCCACCAGCGGATCGAACGGCACCATTTCGGCGGCATGTGTGGGCGGCACATGCACAGCTTCGAGACTGACGAGAATATAGAATTCGTCGGGATCCAGGATCAATTCGCTGCGGCCGCGGCTATAGAGCGGATCCCAGAAATCGAGCACATCCAGCGCCGCTTTCTTGTCGACATCGACGACGGCCGTATGGCGCTTGGACCTGAAACCGATCAATCCGTCGCGGCCTTCGCCCAGAAGGTCGATGGAGAGAGCCACGCCATTGTCGACCGGCTGCTGGCCGTCGATGACCAGCGTGTCGGACGCATGCAGCGCCTGATGCTGCGCGACCGACAGGCGCGTATCGCCGTGACGGAACCGCATCTGGCTGAGACGTGAGCCGGTCCGGACGAGGACGGGGAAAGTGCGCGGGCTGATCTCGAGATAGAGCGGCCCCTTGTAGCCTGGGGGAAGTTGATCGAAGCCGCGCGCGCGGTCGCCGATCACCCGTGTGAAGACATCGAGACGCCCGGTCGAACTTTTCGGATTGGCCGAGGCGCCGACCTCTTCCGGGAGGTCGAGGCTTTCCTCAAGCGGTACGA includes the following:
- a CDS encoding 2'-deoxycytidine 5'-triphosphate deaminase; this translates as MAENWPRGVFPARLIEKLHAEGAIATTRPFDSDQIQPASLDLRLGTKAFRVRSSFLPGPSHSVAERIEALKLHEIDLTRGAVLERGCVYLVPLEESLDLPEEVGASANPKSSTGRLDVFTRVIGDRARGFDQLPPGYKGPLYLEISPRTFPVLVRTGSRLSQMRFRHGDTRLSVAQHQALHASDTLVIDGQQPVDNGVALSIDLLGEGRDGLIGFRSKRHTAVVDVDKKAALDVLDFWDPLYSRGRSELILDPDEFYILVSLEAVHVPPTHAAEMVPFDPLVGEFRVHYAGFFDPGFGHSAAGGTGSRAVLEVRSREVPFLLGHGQIIGRLIYEDLAEPPDRLYGTAFGSNYQAQTLKLSKHFKPFAG
- a CDS encoding ATP-binding cassette domain-containing protein — its product is MEPILSARSLTKRYGRVTALDNCDFELMPGEILAVIGDNGAGKSSLIKALSGAIRPDSGDIFLDGNKVQFASPIEARHAGVETVYQTLAMSPALSIADNMFMGREIRKSGFMGKVLRQLDRPAMERIAREKLSDLGLMTIQNINQAVETLSGGQRQGVAVARAAAFGSKVIILDEPTAALGVKESRRVLDLILDVRARGIPIILISHNMPHVFEVADRIHVHRLGRRLTVIDPKDYTMSDAVAFMTGAKAAPGAAANAA
- a CDS encoding ABC transporter permease — encoded protein: MSNQTEADTSLVNRAETVASFEHQHTLLSRLQHALHSNPALVPLIVLVLSIVVFGALLGTKFFSSFALTLILQQVAIVGIVGAAQSLVIMTAGIDLSVGAIMVLSSVIMGQFTFRLGLPPAVAIACGLAVGTFIGFINGWLIARIKLPPFIVTLGMWQIALATNFLYSGNETIRAQDIEANAPLLQFFGTSFNVGGAVFTYGVIFFILLVLVLAYALRHTAWGRHVYAVGDDPEAAALSGVNTKGILISVYMLSGVICAFAGWVLIGRIGSVSPTSGQSANIESITAVVIGGISLFGGRGSILGMFFGALIVGVFSLGLRLLGADAQWTYLLIGALIIGAVAVDQWIRKVST